In Edaphobacter dinghuensis, one genomic interval encodes:
- a CDS encoding SRPBCC family protein: MFVVSDRIHVNAPIERCFLLSTSLELVKQSLKMNLVAGASTRTSGLVEGGDRLTWQGWVFGLPHRHETLISKYERPDYFQDAMERGRFRRFQHDHFFTEIGGRTLLNDKIRFSLPLGALTRPLGQWVVTPYMSRLLRHRLELLKRVAESDEWKRYLPG, from the coding sequence ATGTTTGTTGTCAGCGACAGGATTCATGTGAACGCGCCGATCGAGCGGTGCTTTCTGCTGTCTACGAGCCTGGAGCTGGTGAAGCAGTCTCTGAAGATGAATCTGGTGGCGGGCGCGTCGACGCGGACGAGCGGGCTGGTGGAGGGCGGCGACCGGCTGACGTGGCAGGGGTGGGTGTTCGGCCTGCCGCATCGGCACGAGACGCTGATCTCGAAGTACGAGCGGCCCGACTACTTTCAGGACGCGATGGAGCGAGGGCGGTTTCGGCGGTTTCAACATGACCACTTCTTTACCGAGATCGGCGGGCGAACGCTGCTGAACGACAAGATCCGGTTCTCGCTGCCGCTGGGTGCGCTGACACGGCCACTGGGGCAGTGGGTGGTGACGCCGTATATGTCGCGGCTGCTGCGGCATCGGCTGGAGCTGCTGAAGCGGGTGGCCGAGAGCGATGAGTGGAAGCGGTATCTGCCTGGGTGA
- the thrS gene encoding threonine--tRNA ligase, translating to MISIQLPDGSVREVPRGTTPFAIATSISPRLAAAVVVARVKPLKPVSAPTSEGPDAGHPDSEGSEASMYGAAAGGERLVDLSAPLTEDVALELLKETDEASLKVVRHSAAHVMATAILELFPETKLGHGPATDAGFFYDVYRETPFSEDDLAAIEKRMADVVARDETFVREEEPREQGLADYEKQGEFMKVHFIERFTKPGDEISLYKNGNFTDFCRGPHVPSTGRVKAFKVTSVAGAYWLGDEKNQQLQRIYGTAFFNSKDLEAHFKRLEEIKARDHRVLGKQLDLFSIQEVAGAGLIFWHPKGGLIRKVMEDWMRDQCIRRGYQMVFTPHIMRRELWKVSGHDGYYAENMYPPMELDDAEYRLKPMNCPGHILIYKNSPKSYRDLPQRYAELGNVYRYERSGTMHGLLRVRGFTQDDAHIFCTPEQIEGEIAACVEFADEVLHAFGFTEFKVELSTWDPKDTKNYVGKAEHWEGAVASLKKVLDAKGIAYREIPGEAAFYGPKIDIKLVDVLGRLWQLSTVQFDFNLPQRFELEYTGEDGEKHRPVMVHRALFGSVERFFGVLIEHYAGAFPMWLAPVQVGLVPISEKHLEYANAVKARLEAAGLRVELDARNEKMNAKIREFTLQKVPFVLVMGDKEAASEAVSVRTRGKGDEGSVSLDAFIERAVGLVKGQGVAL from the coding sequence ATGATTTCGATTCAACTTCCTGATGGTTCTGTGCGCGAGGTTCCGCGCGGTACGACTCCTTTTGCTATAGCAACGAGCATCTCGCCGCGGCTGGCGGCGGCGGTGGTGGTGGCGAGAGTTAAGCCGCTGAAGCCCGTGTCCGCGCCCACGTCCGAAGGTCCGGACGCGGGGCACCCGGATTCGGAGGGGTCGGAGGCTTCGATGTATGGGGCGGCTGCGGGTGGGGAGCGGCTGGTGGACCTGTCGGCTCCGCTGACCGAGGACGTGGCGCTGGAGCTGTTGAAGGAGACGGACGAGGCTTCGCTGAAGGTGGTGCGGCACTCGGCGGCGCATGTGATGGCGACGGCGATTCTGGAGCTTTTTCCGGAGACGAAGCTGGGGCATGGGCCAGCGACCGATGCCGGGTTTTTCTATGACGTTTATCGCGAGACGCCGTTCAGCGAGGACGATCTGGCGGCGATTGAGAAGCGCATGGCCGACGTTGTGGCGCGCGACGAGACGTTCGTGCGCGAGGAGGAGCCGCGCGAGCAGGGGCTGGCCGACTACGAGAAGCAGGGCGAGTTCATGAAGGTCCACTTCATCGAGCGGTTTACCAAGCCGGGCGATGAGATCTCGCTGTATAAGAACGGCAACTTTACCGACTTTTGTCGCGGGCCGCATGTGCCTTCGACGGGAAGGGTGAAGGCCTTCAAGGTGACGAGCGTTGCGGGGGCGTACTGGCTGGGCGACGAGAAGAACCAGCAGTTGCAGCGCATCTATGGCACGGCGTTTTTTAATAGCAAGGACCTGGAGGCTCACTTCAAGCGGTTGGAGGAGATCAAGGCGCGCGATCATCGGGTGCTGGGCAAGCAGCTCGATCTGTTTTCGATCCAGGAGGTGGCGGGCGCGGGGCTGATCTTCTGGCATCCGAAGGGCGGGCTGATCCGCAAGGTGATGGAAGACTGGATGCGCGATCAGTGCATACGGCGCGGCTACCAGATGGTGTTCACACCGCACATCATGCGGCGCGAGCTTTGGAAGGTCTCGGGACATGATGGGTACTATGCGGAGAACATGTATCCGCCGATGGAGCTGGACGACGCGGAGTACCGGCTGAAGCCGATGAACTGCCCGGGACATATTCTGATCTATAAGAACTCGCCGAAGAGCTATCGCGACCTGCCGCAGCGGTATGCGGAGCTGGGCAATGTGTATCGGTACGAGCGCTCGGGCACGATGCATGGGCTGTTGCGGGTGCGCGGCTTTACGCAGGACGATGCACATATCTTCTGCACGCCGGAGCAGATCGAAGGCGAGATCGCAGCGTGTGTGGAGTTTGCCGATGAAGTGTTGCACGCCTTTGGATTCACGGAGTTCAAGGTGGAGCTTTCGACCTGGGACCCGAAGGACACGAAGAACTATGTGGGCAAGGCGGAGCACTGGGAGGGCGCGGTTGCATCGTTGAAGAAGGTGCTCGACGCCAAGGGGATTGCGTATCGCGAGATTCCGGGCGAGGCGGCGTTCTACGGGCCAAAGATCGACATCAAGCTGGTGGACGTGCTGGGGCGGCTGTGGCAGCTCTCGACGGTGCAGTTCGACTTCAACCTGCCGCAGCGGTTTGAGCTGGAGTATACGGGCGAGGACGGCGAGAAGCACAGGCCGGTGATGGTGCATCGCGCACTGTTCGGAAGCGTCGAGAGGTTCTTCGGCGTTCTGATCGAGCACTATGCGGGCGCGTTTCCGATGTGGCTGGCCCCGGTACAGGTGGGTCTGGTGCCGATCTCGGAGAAGCACCTGGAGTATGCGAATGCGGTGAAGGCGAGGCTTGAAGCGGCTGGGCTGCGCGTCGAGTTGGATGCACGCAACGAGAAGATGAATGCGAAGATCCGTGAGTTCACGCTGCAGAAGGTTCCGTTTGTGCTGGTGATGGGCGATAAGGAAGCGGCAAGCGAAGCGGTGAGCGTGAGGACTCGAGGCAAGGGCGATGAGGGTAGTGTTTCGCTCGATGCGTTTATCGAGAGGGCGGTTGGGTTGGTGAAGGGGCAGGGCGTGGCGTTGTAG
- a CDS encoding TspO/MBR family protein codes for MKSWQALTLLLAVCYAVAGAGHLFMASIPAELRKHGFAPANHLLVPAWIVLYSCMALAAWLIWRRPESRLRSRALALFSIQLILNFMWMMDFFYYQVVGPSLFILLVLWATVLLTTVLFWRLRHLTAYLLAPYLAWLAFAFSLNFDIFSLG; via the coding sequence ATGAAGTCTTGGCAGGCCCTCACGCTCCTGCTCGCGGTCTGCTACGCCGTCGCCGGAGCAGGCCATCTCTTCATGGCCTCCATCCCCGCCGAGCTGCGCAAGCACGGCTTCGCCCCGGCCAACCATCTCCTCGTCCCCGCCTGGATCGTCCTCTATAGCTGCATGGCGCTGGCCGCCTGGCTCATCTGGCGCCGCCCCGAGAGCAGGCTTCGCTCCCGCGCCCTGGCGCTGTTCTCCATCCAGCTCATCCTCAACTTCATGTGGATGATGGACTTCTTCTACTACCAGGTCGTCGGCCCCTCGCTGTTCATCCTTCTGGTGCTCTGGGCGACCGTCCTTCTGACGACCGTCCTCTTCTGGCGGCTCCGCCACCTGACCGCCTACCTGCTGGCCCCCTACCTCGCCTGGCTGGCCTTCGCCTTCAGCCTCAACTTCGACATCTTCAGCCTCGGCTGA
- a CDS encoding PEP-CTERM sorting domain-containing protein, with product MRIKLLAAVVALLSASLAAHATTVTYDFTYTSTTGNLAGETASGSGSFAVSYPYGTRGGTLTAFSFTNTIDSSAGDSTYNYQFNDVSSSDIVLTLGGESIARGTITAGPLFGTNASFGGVVFVLNIATDGSVTGSTYYEGNGNANSVADDTTGVGTVTFTGTDVTPEPSSFVLLGTGLLGIGGLVKRRIA from the coding sequence ATGCGAATCAAGCTACTTGCGGCTGTCGTCGCTTTGCTGTCGGCCAGCCTTGCAGCACATGCCACTACGGTTACTTACGACTTTACCTACACTTCTACAACGGGGAACCTGGCGGGTGAAACTGCCTCGGGAAGCGGTTCCTTCGCCGTGAGCTATCCCTACGGCACGAGAGGGGGGACCCTCACCGCATTTTCGTTCACCAACACCATCGACTCTTCGGCCGGCGATTCGACTTACAACTATCAGTTCAATGATGTCTCTTCGAGCGATATCGTTCTCACCCTTGGCGGCGAGAGTATCGCGCGGGGAACAATCACCGCAGGCCCCTTGTTCGGAACGAACGCAAGCTTTGGTGGCGTTGTCTTTGTGTTGAACATTGCTACGGATGGATCGGTCACCGGAAGCACGTACTACGAGGGCAATGGAAACGCCAATTCGGTTGCCGATGATACCACTGGCGTAGGAACCGTCACCTTTACAGGTACGGACGTCACCCCCGAGCCTTCCAGCTTCGTTTTGCTGGGCACTGGCTTGCTTGGGATCGGCGGCCTCGTGAAGCGGCGCATCGCCTGA